A genome region from Fodinibius salicampi includes the following:
- a CDS encoding NAD(P)-dependent oxidoreductase, whose translation MKKNVLLLETIASEADTLLRENTTVHEAFQSMNPVEIAKNATIHSVVTRGKGQVNRELMDACPELEVVARCGVGLDNVDVGEATRRGIKVINAPGSNSSTIAEHALTLMLMGIRDVWNSVERVKNGDWSWRNQYSGDELRDKTLGILGMGNIGRRVAKLGDAFGMKVVYWDKFPVQSEYESCTMESVFKQADVVTVHVPLLDETKKMVGEKQLNLMKPDAWLINTARGPIIDETALLKALDSGKISGFAADVLSVEPPDSNHSLVNHPKTLITPHTGSLTSTTYRNMCVSTVQNVIAVLNGSTPDPESVFNRNELNSK comes from the coding sequence ATGAAAAAAAACGTGCTTCTACTTGAAACCATTGCCTCAGAGGCGGATACGCTGTTGCGCGAAAACACAACTGTACATGAGGCTTTTCAGAGTATGAATCCGGTTGAAATTGCCAAAAATGCAACCATTCATTCGGTTGTTACAAGGGGTAAAGGCCAGGTAAACCGGGAGTTAATGGATGCCTGCCCCGAACTTGAGGTTGTGGCACGCTGTGGTGTTGGTCTTGATAATGTGGATGTTGGTGAAGCTACAAGACGGGGAATCAAAGTTATTAACGCACCTGGCTCCAACTCATCAACTATAGCCGAACATGCCTTAACCCTTATGTTGATGGGAATCCGGGATGTATGGAATTCTGTTGAGCGCGTCAAAAACGGTGACTGGAGCTGGCGGAATCAATACAGCGGGGATGAACTGAGGGACAAAACACTCGGTATTTTGGGAATGGGAAATATAGGCCGGCGGGTGGCAAAACTGGGAGATGCTTTTGGAATGAAAGTGGTGTACTGGGATAAATTTCCTGTTCAATCGGAATATGAAAGTTGCACAATGGAAAGTGTTTTCAAACAGGCAGATGTAGTGACCGTTCATGTACCGCTTCTTGATGAGACCAAAAAAATGGTAGGGGAAAAACAGCTCAACCTGATGAAACCGGATGCTTGGCTTATCAATACGGCAAGGGGGCCCATTATCGATGAAACGGCTCTTTTAAAGGCATTGGACAGCGGAAAAATCTCAGGTTTTGCTGCTGATGTTCTTTCTGTAGAGCCCCCGGATAGCAATCACTCCCTTGTGAATCATCCAAAAACTCTGATTACACCGCATACAGGGAGCCTTACATCTACCACATACCGGAATATGTGTGTCTCCACGGTTCAAAATGTGATTGCAGTTCTCAATGGATCAACACCCGATCCGGAATCAGTTTTTAACAGAAATGAATTGAATAGTAAATAG
- a CDS encoding hydroxypyruvate isomerase family protein: MDISRRNALKKIGAIVGSGTMAGWLGSMENLEALLGSELNGNVNHSVCKWTFGDIPLDEFCQAAKEIGLQSVELLGPDEWPTLKKHGLTCAMPWGAGKGIEEGFNNPQLHDELIEDYERVIPMVAEAGFDKIICFSGNRNGMDEETGLENCANGLKQLMSTAEKHNVTVCMELLNSKVDHPDYMCDHTEWGGELCKKVGSDRFKLLYDIYHMQIMEGDVIRTIRDNHQYIAHYHTGGVPGRNEIDETQELNYPAIIKAIVDTGYTGFIGQEFIPTWDDKLDALKKGVEICDV, from the coding sequence ATGGATATTTCAAGACGTAATGCCTTAAAAAAGATTGGAGCCATTGTCGGATCTGGTACAATGGCAGGATGGTTGGGCAGCATGGAGAACCTAGAGGCTCTTCTCGGAAGCGAACTCAACGGGAACGTCAATCATTCGGTGTGCAAATGGACCTTCGGTGATATCCCCTTGGATGAATTTTGTCAGGCGGCTAAAGAAATAGGACTTCAATCGGTGGAGCTGCTCGGCCCCGACGAATGGCCAACGTTGAAAAAGCATGGACTGACGTGTGCGATGCCCTGGGGAGCTGGCAAGGGCATAGAAGAAGGATTTAATAATCCACAGCTGCACGATGAATTGATCGAGGATTATGAGCGCGTCATTCCCATGGTCGCTGAGGCGGGCTTTGATAAAATTATCTGCTTTTCCGGCAATCGGAACGGCATGGATGAGGAAACGGGACTAGAGAATTGTGCTAACGGATTAAAGCAACTGATGAGCACGGCAGAAAAGCATAATGTAACCGTATGCATGGAGCTGCTGAACAGTAAAGTCGACCATCCCGATTACATGTGTGACCATACGGAGTGGGGGGGTGAGTTGTGCAAAAAAGTAGGATCTGATCGTTTCAAGCTGCTCTACGATATCTATCACATGCAGATTATGGAGGGGGATGTGATCCGTACCATCCGGGATAATCATCAATATATAGCGCATTATCATACTGGAGGGGTCCCCGGCCGAAATGAAATCGACGAGACCCAGGAATTAAATTATCCGGCTATCATAAAGGCCATCGTGGATACCGGCTATACTGGATTTATTGGACAGGAATTTATACCTACTTGGGATGACAAGCTTGATGCTTTAAAGAAGGGAGTAGAAATATGTGATGTATAA
- a CDS encoding mandelate racemase/muconate lactonizing enzyme family protein codes for MIIENVEAFWLRCPIQQAKQHRSDYGLLTHFDMTLVVVTTEEGMQGFGEAKAAVGSSGVCASIVSCIENELKPALVGQDARNITRIWEQLYSGTRDHYALARGRKFPILGRRGLTISAISGVDMALWDLKGKELNVPVVELLGGSCRERMPAYASGGWEDIDGIGEQLSGYVSKGFDGVKMRVGVMDDTVAKSIARVKAAREALGPDTKIMADAHGTYSVPEAKQFCRGVEDSDLYWFEEPVSPDNPVGTAEVRSSTSIPIAAGESEYTCFDVRGLINHRAIDVVQPDAAIIGGISEAMRVGHLAQAWQLELAPHCWGSAFSFMAGATVAFASPSATVIEFSLGGNPMMYELINENIPVENGWIKAPDAPGLGVTPNWDFVKDYKQKV; via the coding sequence ATGATTATAGAAAATGTAGAAGCTTTTTGGCTTCGATGCCCGATTCAGCAAGCAAAACAACACCGGTCCGACTATGGATTGCTCACGCACTTTGATATGACTCTGGTTGTTGTAACCACTGAAGAGGGTATGCAGGGTTTTGGTGAGGCTAAAGCGGCTGTCGGTTCCTCCGGGGTGTGCGCTTCCATTGTGAGCTGTATAGAAAATGAACTGAAACCTGCATTGGTTGGACAGGATGCGCGAAATATTACGCGGATATGGGAACAGCTTTACAGCGGAACGCGCGATCACTACGCTTTGGCGAGAGGTCGGAAATTTCCAATACTGGGGAGAAGGGGGCTCACAATATCAGCGATCAGCGGTGTGGATATGGCCCTCTGGGATTTAAAGGGGAAGGAACTGAATGTGCCGGTTGTTGAGCTGCTCGGGGGATCCTGCCGGGAACGAATGCCCGCATATGCAAGCGGTGGCTGGGAGGATATTGATGGAATTGGCGAACAACTTTCCGGGTACGTTTCCAAGGGGTTTGACGGGGTGAAAATGCGGGTTGGAGTGATGGATGATACAGTTGCAAAGAGTATTGCCAGGGTGAAAGCTGCACGCGAGGCCCTGGGACCTGATACTAAGATTATGGCGGATGCACACGGTACCTACAGTGTGCCCGAAGCCAAACAGTTTTGCCGGGGAGTTGAAGATTCTGATTTATACTGGTTTGAAGAACCGGTAAGCCCGGATAACCCCGTGGGTACCGCTGAGGTTCGTTCATCAACATCGATTCCCATTGCTGCCGGCGAAAGCGAGTACACCTGCTTTGATGTCCGCGGACTGATTAATCATCGTGCGATTGATGTTGTTCAGCCGGATGCGGCGATCATCGGTGGAATCTCTGAAGCGATGCGGGTGGGACACCTTGCACAGGCGTGGCAGCTGGAACTCGCACCCCACTGCTGGGGCTCTGCTTTTTCGTTTATGGCGGGTGCTACGGTTGCATTTGCAAGCCCTTCCGCTACGGTTATTGAATTTTCCCTGGGAGGCAATCCCATGATGTATGAGTTGATTAACGAAAATATACCAGTTGAAAATGGATGGATAAAAGCTCCTGATGCACCCGGTTTGGGCGTCACACCAAACTGGGATTTTGTTAAGGATTATAAACAAAAAGTTTAA
- a CDS encoding Gfo/Idh/MocA family protein, whose product MSQNRRKFIKNAAISAGGIGMFSILPSSVWGANIAPSDQINVALIGCRNHGFNILRHHLNNEGVNCVALCDVDENVLHERAKDVKEAYGQNPKLYRDFRKLLEQQDIDAVIIGTPDHWHCLIFVYACQAGKDIYVEKPLANTIGECDIMVRAANHYSRVVQVGQQQRSNEGFNETMEIIKSGDIGRLRKVNIWANFNYGIGATPVEDSSVPEGVDYDFWLGPAPKRPFNRARFHGSWRHFWDYGGGLFSDWGVHLIDMGLWSDDLLGGPERVITYAGNNSNQTGMRDTFDTMNVTYPKKNYVINFDMNGGVQEGPWGKPYGVAFIGDKGTMVADRAGYKLYPEYDNNTESHKTAARSLSNISDAHDHHVRNFLDCIQSREPPRCTPEMGYAAAVHAHIANISGRVGEHLLEWDDENMRFTNSEKANEYIIPEYRKPWKLPEV is encoded by the coding sequence ATGAGTCAGAATCGCAGAAAGTTTATAAAGAATGCTGCTATTTCAGCCGGCGGAATTGGCATGTTTTCCATACTACCATCTTCCGTTTGGGGAGCGAATATTGCACCGAGTGATCAAATAAATGTTGCACTGATTGGATGCCGGAATCACGGGTTTAATATTTTGAGGCATCATCTCAACAATGAGGGGGTAAACTGTGTCGCTTTGTGTGATGTGGATGAGAACGTGCTCCATGAACGTGCCAAAGATGTTAAAGAGGCTTACGGACAAAATCCCAAATTGTACCGCGATTTCAGAAAATTGCTCGAGCAGCAGGATATCGATGCTGTAATAATTGGCACTCCCGACCACTGGCATTGCCTGATATTTGTCTATGCATGTCAGGCCGGTAAAGATATCTATGTTGAAAAACCACTGGCCAACACGATCGGCGAGTGTGATATCATGGTACGGGCTGCCAACCATTATAGTCGGGTGGTACAGGTTGGTCAACAGCAGCGAAGCAACGAAGGGTTCAATGAAACCATGGAAATAATAAAATCCGGAGATATCGGTCGACTCCGTAAAGTAAATATATGGGCCAATTTCAATTATGGAATAGGTGCCACACCTGTCGAAGACAGCTCAGTCCCTGAAGGTGTGGATTATGATTTCTGGTTGGGCCCCGCCCCCAAACGACCATTTAACAGGGCACGCTTTCACGGTTCGTGGAGACACTTTTGGGATTACGGCGGCGGACTCTTTTCAGACTGGGGCGTGCATTTGATTGATATGGGGTTATGGTCTGATGATCTGTTGGGAGGACCGGAGAGAGTAATAACCTATGCTGGCAATAATTCGAATCAAACCGGCATGCGTGATACGTTCGACACGATGAATGTTACATATCCGAAAAAGAATTATGTCATTAATTTTGATATGAATGGCGGAGTGCAGGAAGGTCCTTGGGGGAAACCTTACGGAGTGGCTTTTATAGGTGACAAGGGGACAATGGTTGCAGACAGAGCGGGTTATAAATTGTATCCCGAATATGATAACAATACGGAATCCCACAAAACGGCAGCCAGGAGTCTGAGTAATATTAGTGACGCCCATGACCATCATGTCAGAAATTTTCTGGACTGTATACAAAGCAGAGAACCCCCCCGTTGTACCCCCGAAATGGGCTATGCGGCTGCCGTACATGCTCATATTGCGAATATTTCTGGGAGAGTGGGTGAGCATCTGTTGGAGTGGGATGATGAAAACATGCGCTTCACAAACAGTGAAAAAGCCAATGAATATATCATACCGGAATACAGGAAACCCTGGAAACTGCCTGAAGTTTGA
- a CDS encoding VOC family protein — MARAVKINHVTLIVDNLEEAGEFYENELGLDPLPAFNFDYPVLFFDINDEQQLHLSEWEDTPSFRGHVCMQVNDFNSLFKRMKELEAIDIEPWGKVRKLPDGAMQMFVRDPAGNLVELSSHPDAEIDESILKDELYEEGLYKSNREDYRGYKSDDASLYHGSKKKKK, encoded by the coding sequence ATGGCACGCGCCGTTAAAATCAACCATGTAACACTTATTGTAGATAACCTGGAAGAAGCAGGTGAATTTTATGAAAATGAGCTGGGCCTCGATCCGCTGCCTGCTTTCAATTTTGATTACCCGGTTTTGTTTTTTGATATCAACGATGAACAACAGCTTCATCTTTCCGAGTGGGAAGATACTCCCTCTTTCCGGGGGCACGTATGCATGCAGGTAAATGATTTTAATTCCTTGTTTAAACGTATGAAAGAGTTAGAGGCGATTGATATCGAGCCTTGGGGCAAAGTGAGAAAGTTACCCGATGGTGCTATGCAGATGTTTGTACGTGATCCCGCAGGGAATCTCGTAGAGTTATCCTCCCATCCGGATGCTGAGATTGATGAGTCTATTTTAAAAGATGAACTCTATGAAGAAGGACTTTATAAATCCAACCGTGAGGATTACCGGGGGTATAAAAGTGATGATGCATCGCTTTATCACGGCAGCAAAAAAAAGAAAAAATAG
- a CDS encoding PVC-type heme-binding CxxCH protein, whose amino-acid sequence MMNFGHFETQMHVRYPDSSLFVRNMSDPGNTPGFRPHASRNSPWAFPGAEQFYTETELAAESESEGHFETPDEWLTRLETDIIIAFFGYNESFEGEGGLENYKAELDAFIRHTLAQKYNGETPPQLAIVSPIAFENLSDEHDLPDGSKENENLSLYTDAMEEVVEEHEVIFIDAFSPSKEWFKSGEGPFTIDGSQLNDEGYSKFAKLLADQVFGEMGREAEEYRESVHEAVLEKNWMWHNDFKIPNGVHAYGRRYNPFGPDNYPAEIEKIRQMTAIRDTAIWRAANGEQMDVAAADQNTRQLPEVETNFDPDQHGNPEYLYGEEALETFEMAPGYEIELFASEEDFSDLANPVQLSFDTKGRLWVATMPSYPHYKPGDEKPDDKIIILEDTDGDGRADKQTTFVDGLHLPVGFEFAPEGVYVSQGTNLMLYRDTDGDDRVDTSEIVLSGFDDHDTHHAHSAYTADPSGAIYMGEGVFLHTNVETSYGPVRATNGGFYRYNPQRRRLERTAQLSIPNPWGIAFDEWGQNFFAETSGPDVLWMMPGTVKPRYGTATPKSRNLIEDDHRVRPTSGLEFVSSRHFPDEVQGDFLINNTIGFLGTKQHTLEDDGTGYKSRHRMDLVQSEDRNFRPVDMEFAPDGSLYLVDWHNVLIGHMQHNARDPLRDHVHGRIYRITYPERPLVEPANVAGATIEELFENLKFPELRTRERTRLELRSRNASDVLAYLDTWIANLDEDNERYEHHLLEALWVSWGLNQVHNELLRRLLEAEDHRVRAAAVRVLRYTGHQVEDQVDLFVQAAADDHGRVRLEAIVAASWLSQDDGLSILNEAANYPIDDWMRPSYDTALARLLGETVQDETAEEIETSLTGTERNLFMKGREIYSRDGYCGTCHQPDGKGLTASGFPPLRGTQWVTGNEERLIKLTLNGLSGPIEVLGMAYPGNTPMTPFRGMLDDEEVAAVLTYVRNAFGNEASAITPEKVEEIRAATRDKNGFYSPDELLEQHPFEE is encoded by the coding sequence ATGATGAATTTCGGCCATTTTGAAACCCAGATGCATGTTCGCTATCCTGATAGTTCACTTTTTGTCCGAAATATGAGCGATCCCGGAAATACGCCCGGATTTCGTCCACATGCATCCCGTAACTCGCCATGGGCATTCCCCGGCGCTGAACAGTTTTACACAGAAACAGAATTAGCTGCAGAGTCAGAAAGTGAAGGCCACTTTGAAACGCCGGACGAGTGGCTTACCCGGCTTGAAACAGATATCATCATTGCATTTTTTGGCTATAATGAATCGTTTGAAGGAGAAGGCGGGCTTGAAAATTACAAAGCAGAACTGGATGCTTTCATTCGGCATACGTTAGCTCAGAAATATAATGGAGAAACACCCCCGCAGCTTGCTATTGTTTCTCCCATAGCTTTTGAGAACCTTTCTGATGAGCATGACCTGCCTGACGGGAGTAAGGAAAATGAAAATCTGAGCCTCTATACGGATGCAATGGAGGAAGTTGTCGAAGAGCATGAGGTAATTTTCATTGATGCTTTTTCGCCATCCAAAGAGTGGTTTAAATCGGGTGAAGGTCCGTTTACCATTGATGGTTCACAGCTCAATGATGAAGGGTACTCGAAGTTCGCAAAACTACTGGCTGACCAGGTTTTTGGTGAGATGGGAAGGGAGGCTGAAGAATATCGTGAATCGGTTCACGAGGCTGTACTTGAAAAAAACTGGATGTGGCACAATGATTTCAAAATACCAAATGGGGTGCATGCCTATGGCCGTAGATACAATCCGTTTGGGCCGGACAACTATCCGGCTGAGATTGAGAAAATCAGGCAAATGACCGCTATCAGGGATACAGCGATTTGGCGTGCGGCAAATGGTGAACAGATGGACGTGGCAGCAGCGGATCAAAATACCAGGCAACTACCGGAAGTGGAAACTAATTTCGATCCCGATCAGCACGGGAATCCCGAATACTTGTATGGCGAGGAAGCACTCGAGACATTTGAGATGGCTCCCGGTTATGAAATTGAACTTTTTGCATCTGAAGAGGATTTTTCCGATCTGGCAAATCCCGTTCAACTCTCATTTGATACCAAAGGACGCCTCTGGGTGGCTACCATGCCGAGCTATCCACACTACAAGCCGGGCGATGAAAAACCTGATGATAAGATTATTATTCTTGAAGATACAGATGGTGACGGTAGGGCTGATAAACAAACAACATTTGTTGACGGATTACACCTTCCTGTAGGTTTTGAGTTTGCACCGGAAGGCGTTTATGTATCGCAGGGTACAAATTTGATGCTATATAGGGATACTGATGGTGACGACAGGGTAGATACCAGCGAAATCGTGTTAAGCGGCTTTGATGATCATGATACTCACCATGCACACAGTGCTTATACGGCGGATCCATCCGGCGCTATCTACATGGGGGAGGGGGTTTTTTTGCATACTAATGTTGAGACTTCTTATGGCCCGGTTCGGGCAACCAATGGTGGGTTTTACCGATACAATCCGCAGCGGCGGCGCCTGGAAAGAACGGCTCAGTTATCCATTCCTAATCCATGGGGTATTGCATTTGACGAGTGGGGACAGAATTTCTTTGCCGAAACCTCCGGCCCGGATGTTCTCTGGATGATGCCGGGTACGGTTAAACCCCGGTACGGCACAGCCACCCCCAAATCGAGAAACCTGATAGAGGATGACCACCGGGTTCGCCCAACCTCAGGGTTGGAATTTGTGTCGAGCCGTCATTTTCCGGATGAAGTTCAGGGAGATTTTTTGATAAATAATACGATAGGGTTTTTAGGTACCAAACAGCACACACTGGAGGATGACGGTACGGGTTATAAAAGCAGGCACAGAATGGATTTGGTGCAGTCAGAAGATAGAAATTTTCGTCCTGTGGATATGGAATTTGCACCGGATGGTTCACTCTACCTGGTTGACTGGCATAATGTGTTGATCGGCCATATGCAGCATAATGCACGAGATCCACTCAGGGATCACGTACACGGCCGTATTTATCGAATTACCTATCCTGAACGGCCACTGGTTGAACCCGCAAATGTAGCAGGCGCAACAATCGAAGAGTTGTTCGAAAACCTGAAGTTTCCCGAATTAAGAACTCGTGAACGAACCCGGCTGGAATTACGGAGCCGCAATGCATCAGATGTTTTGGCATACTTAGATACTTGGATTGCCAACCTTGATGAAGACAATGAAAGATACGAACACCACTTGTTAGAAGCTTTATGGGTAAGCTGGGGATTGAATCAGGTTCACAATGAACTGCTTCGCCGGTTGCTTGAGGCGGAGGATCACCGGGTCAGGGCTGCTGCGGTACGAGTGCTTCGATATACAGGCCACCAGGTGGAGGATCAGGTAGATCTGTTCGTTCAGGCAGCCGCGGATGATCATGGACGGGTTCGCCTGGAGGCAATTGTAGCAGCCTCATGGTTGAGCCAAGACGACGGTTTATCCATTCTAAACGAAGCCGCCAACTACCCCATCGATGACTGGATGAGGCCATCCTACGATACAGCTCTTGCGCGCCTGCTTGGAGAAACAGTTCAGGACGAAACAGCTGAGGAAATAGAAACTAGCCTTACCGGAACTGAACGAAACCTCTTCATGAAAGGCAGGGAGATCTATTCAAGGGACGGCTATTGTGGTACCTGTCATCAGCCCGATGGCAAAGGATTAACTGCTTCGGGTTTTCCTCCTTTGAGGGGAACCCAGTGGGTGACCGGAAATGAAGAACGACTGATTAAATTAACATTAAATGGTTTGTCTGGTCCCATAGAAGTACTTGGGATGGCATATCCGGGGAATACTCCCATGACTCCCTTCAGAGGAATGCTCGATGACGAAGAGGTCGCCGCTGTACTGACTTATGTAAGAAATGCATTTGGAAATGAAGCATCGGCAATTACTCCTGAGAAAGTGGAAGAAATACGGGCTGCTACTCGTGATAAAAATGGGTTTTATTCGCCAGATGAGTTGCTGGAACAACATCCTTTTGAGGAGTGA
- a CDS encoding ThuA domain-containing protein — MEIFLNGSIKIFRAMVILIVAALFGIQNMYGQENEQWITFEPSAGQSNGQHIVLVSGDDEYRSEEALPMLAKILSDHQRFKTTVLFAIEPESGEIKPDYQNNIPGLENLESADLMVIFTRFRELPDEQMKYIDEYLQSGKPIIGLRTATHAFAYSEDSESEYAKYSYNSDIPGWEGGFGRQILGETWIDHHGEHGSEGTRGLIDGIKERNDHPVIRGVSDIWGPTDVYGTRELEGDVEVLVWGQSTNGMTPEAPLNWKKSIMPVAWTKTYTSEQGNTGKVFTTTMGSSQDLESEGFRRLLVNACYWALEMEEEIPEKANVDIIGEYTPTKFGFGEFIKGLKPIDYK; from the coding sequence ATGGAAATTTTTCTAAACGGTAGTATAAAAATATTCAGGGCTATGGTGATTCTGATTGTTGCCGCTTTATTCGGTATCCAGAATATGTATGGTCAGGAAAACGAACAGTGGATTACGTTTGAACCGAGCGCAGGCCAGAGTAACGGTCAACATATTGTACTGGTAAGCGGGGATGATGAGTATCGATCCGAAGAAGCCCTGCCCATGCTGGCCAAAATTTTATCGGATCATCAAAGGTTTAAAACTACCGTTCTTTTTGCAATTGAGCCTGAAAGCGGTGAAATCAAACCAGATTATCAAAACAATATTCCGGGTTTGGAAAATCTTGAATCTGCTGATCTTATGGTGATTTTTACCCGCTTCCGTGAATTGCCGGACGAACAGATGAAATATATTGATGAGTATCTGCAATCCGGTAAACCCATCATAGGGTTGCGAACGGCAACGCATGCGTTTGCCTACTCAGAAGACTCGGAAAGTGAATATGCAAAGTATTCCTATAATAGTGACATTCCCGGCTGGGAAGGTGGATTTGGAAGACAGATTCTCGGAGAAACCTGGATAGATCACCACGGAGAGCATGGAAGTGAGGGAACCAGGGGCTTAATTGATGGGATTAAGGAGCGAAATGATCATCCGGTTATAAGGGGTGTATCCGATATTTGGGGGCCTACGGATGTATATGGAACCAGAGAACTTGAAGGTGATGTGGAAGTGCTTGTATGGGGACAATCAACAAACGGGATGACCCCTGAGGCTCCTCTCAATTGGAAAAAATCAATAATGCCTGTGGCCTGGACAAAAACGTATACTTCGGAACAGGGAAATACCGGAAAGGTTTTCACCACAACCATGGGTTCATCACAAGACCTGGAAAGTGAAGGTTTCCGGAGGCTTTTGGTCAATGCTTGTTACTGGGCACTTGAAATGGAAGAAGAGATTCCCGAAAAAGCCAATGTCGATATTATTGGAGAATATACGCCAACAAAATTTGGCTTTGGGGAATTTATCAAGGGGCTTAAACCGATTGATTATAAATAA
- a CDS encoding sugar phosphate isomerase/epimerase family protein, with protein MELAIHNWMRAEPIETTIERIACLGYQKLEISGEPEKYDTQKISKLIKDHGLGCWGSVTLMMEERNLLAADEEQRAMSIQYVKDVVKMVKELNGTMVSVVPGTVGKLVPDGRPDEEWEWAVTSMKEIYDYAETQEILIGIEPINRFETYFINRGDQALALAKEVGPNCGVCLDVFHMNIEEDNIYDAILRAKGRINGIHVADNNRMAPGMGKLNWPKIMDTVKEAGFNGAISVEFCAPVDRTPANQYINSIDEKPDGLSAEQKKFIEDHGSTSVSEEFYTELTRRSAEKLLPFINE; from the coding sequence ATGGAACTTGCGATACATAACTGGATGCGTGCCGAACCGATTGAAACCACAATCGAACGAATTGCCTGTCTCGGCTATCAGAAACTGGAAATTTCCGGTGAACCGGAAAAGTATGACACTCAAAAAATCAGCAAGTTGATAAAAGACCACGGCTTAGGCTGCTGGGGATCGGTCACCCTGATGATGGAGGAGAGAAATTTGCTTGCTGCTGATGAAGAGCAGCGTGCAATGTCCATTCAGTATGTAAAGGATGTTGTTAAAATGGTAAAAGAGCTGAACGGTACCATGGTATCTGTTGTACCCGGTACGGTTGGCAAGCTGGTTCCGGATGGCCGCCCGGATGAGGAATGGGAATGGGCTGTTACATCCATGAAAGAAATTTATGATTATGCAGAAACACAGGAAATTCTTATTGGCATTGAACCCATTAACCGGTTTGAAACCTACTTTATCAACAGGGGCGATCAAGCCCTTGCTCTTGCAAAAGAGGTGGGACCCAACTGCGGTGTTTGCCTGGATGTTTTTCACATGAATATTGAAGAAGACAATATCTATGACGCGATTCTCCGGGCAAAGGGAAGAATCAATGGTATTCATGTTGCGGATAATAACCGTATGGCACCGGGAATGGGTAAATTAAACTGGCCCAAGATTATGGATACGGTAAAAGAAGCCGGATTTAACGGGGCTATTTCCGTTGAGTTTTGCGCCCCGGTTGACCGCACTCCCGCAAATCAGTATATAAACTCTATTGATGAGAAGCCTGATGGACTGAGTGCCGAACAGAAAAAGTTTATTGAAGATCATGGCAGTACATCTGTTTCTGAAGAGTTCTATACGGAGCTGACCCGCAGGTCGGCTGAAAAGCTTTTGCCGTTCATTAATGAATAG